A window from Abditibacteriota bacterium encodes these proteins:
- a CDS encoding glycosyltransferase: MKKKLLFINKSFEFGGIQSALSNLLGAISAEYDIDIAIFNDNGPFRQSVPENVKLVELHPFVRVLGMNKQDTSSVCTFSQKFLKYFLGVWTMFFGNKLPVSFLLAFQKRLGPYDAVISYHQETSAKTLVTGFGRFALEKCDAKKKIAWVHSDFQRTRLATAENHETYRKFDLIICVSQSCMKSFLNRYPDLAPITDFCYNILPSQAILDKAEEKAEVIFDEDKINILSVGRMTKEKGFAEAAAALAPILKNHSNITWYIIGNGPEESAITELVLKEQLSDRIILTGFKDNPYPYIKAADYILIPSFHETFSMVAAEAHLLNTRVIARDIDIMREVCDPSSDIICDITPESLSQIQWIKKEKQDPVETNISVGDSINMFRSIVE; the protein is encoded by the coding sequence ATGAAAAAGAAGCTCTTGTTCATCAATAAATCCTTTGAATTCGGCGGCATCCAGTCCGCCCTTTCAAATCTGCTTGGCGCAATAAGCGCCGAATATGACATAGACATTGCAATATTCAATGACAACGGCCCTTTCAGGCAGTCGGTCCCGGAAAACGTCAAATTAGTCGAACTGCACCCTTTCGTCAGGGTCCTTGGAATGAACAAGCAGGACACATCTTCTGTCTGTACCTTCAGTCAGAAGTTCCTGAAATACTTTTTGGGAGTGTGGACTATGTTTTTTGGCAACAAACTCCCTGTCTCGTTCCTGCTGGCATTTCAAAAAAGGCTGGGGCCTTATGACGCCGTCATATCCTACCATCAGGAGACCTCTGCAAAAACACTGGTGACAGGCTTTGGCAGATTTGCTCTCGAAAAATGCGACGCTAAAAAGAAAATAGCCTGGGTCCATTCAGATTTTCAAAGAACCAGGCTTGCAACTGCAGAAAACCACGAGACATACAGAAAATTTGACCTGATAATCTGCGTTTCACAGTCGTGTATGAAAAGTTTTCTGAACAGATATCCCGATTTGGCACCCATAACGGATTTTTGCTACAACATCCTTCCGTCACAAGCCATTCTGGATAAAGCGGAAGAAAAAGCTGAAGTGATATTTGATGAAGACAAGATAAATATCCTGTCCGTAGGCAGAATGACTAAGGAGAAGGGATTCGCTGAAGCCGCGGCAGCTTTGGCTCCAATATTGAAGAACCACAGCAACATCACATGGTATATTATCGGGAACGGTCCCGAGGAAAGCGCTATAACAGAATTGGTCCTGAAGGAGCAACTCTCGGACAGGATCATTCTTACTGGTTTCAAAGACAACCCGTATCCGTATATAAAGGCAGCCGATTATATCCTGATCCCCTCTTTCCACGAAACCTTTTCAATGGTTGCCGCGGAAGCGCACCTGCTTAACACTCGTGTTATTGCGCGGGACATAGACATAATGCGGGAAGTCTGCGACCCTTCGTCGGACATAATATGCGACATTACTCCGGAGTCCCTTTCGCAAATACAATGGATCAAGAAAGAAAAACAAGACCCTGTTGAAACTAATATCAGCGTCGGAGACAGTATCAACATGTTCAGGTCTATAGTAGAATAA
- a CDS encoding ChbG/HpnK family deacetylase, with product MAGNTKKIIITADDYGMSRAVNDAIDQCIELQNISSTNIMVNMPFFREAQKHTSNKNVSLGLHWTLSCGKPVLDANEIPSLVDENGVFFSYPVFRKKYREHEIKDADIEKELAAQYKLYSENIGKPDYWNTHQNVHVDFGVIDIFRRKAQEYSIKRMRNHLRIYVPSQNHKTTRSLKWRIFEPFKVILLKSWINKFRKNGTGLPDGIIIFMDSADAEDLNYAFSNIQWNDKQVGELVIHPATECDSPYFGSMSESRIIEHVLYTQNNVRELLAKNNIDLVTFDTLQK from the coding sequence ATGGCAGGTAATACGAAAAAAATCATTATAACCGCAGATGATTACGGAATGTCCAGGGCAGTCAACGACGCTATAGATCAGTGCATTGAACTGCAAAACATCTCTTCGACAAATATCATGGTCAATATGCCGTTTTTCAGGGAAGCCCAAAAACACACGAGCAACAAAAACGTTTCCCTGGGACTGCACTGGACTCTATCTTGCGGAAAGCCTGTTCTGGACGCCAATGAAATACCTTCTCTAGTTGATGAAAACGGTGTCTTTTTCAGCTACCCTGTTTTCCGTAAAAAATACCGTGAACACGAGATCAAGGATGCCGATATAGAAAAAGAGCTGGCTGCGCAATATAAGTTGTATTCGGAAAATATCGGCAAGCCGGACTACTGGAATACCCATCAGAACGTCCACGTAGACTTTGGGGTCATAGACATTTTCAGACGAAAGGCGCAGGAATATAGCATAAAACGTATGCGAAACCATCTGCGTATATACGTTCCGTCACAAAATCATAAAACCACCAGGTCACTGAAATGGAGGATCTTCGAACCATTCAAGGTGATCCTGCTGAAAAGCTGGATAAACAAATTCAGAAAAAACGGCACCGGTCTTCCTGACGGAATAATAATATTTATGGACTCAGCTGATGCCGAAGATCTGAATTACGCTTTTTCCAATATACAATGGAATGACAAACAAGTCGGCGAATTGGTCATTCATCCTGCCACGGAATGCGACAGTCCGTATTTTGGGTCAATGTCGGAATCCCGAATCATAGAACACGTTCTCTATACTCAAAACAACGTCAGGGAACTATTAGCAAAAAACAATATAGATTTGGTGACTTTTGACACGTTGCAGAAATGA
- a CDS encoding glycosyltransferase family 4 protein, with amino-acid sequence MIEYLNGLGYDNQVFVPIYHGSEQIIEPADYAVVSECFKYWDRILFDYKQSKIIKACERQYDIASFDLIHAYTLFTDGNAARVLSKKYGVPYVAAIRNTDVNDFFAKLPFLRSRGVKTMLDAKRVFYLSEAYKNTVFRRFVPEKYHSSLEGKSDTIPNGIDPFWLSGVAKAKSPGDPVRLIYAGGIDRNKNIGATQQAMEILREEGIKTTLTAVGKIVEKDVYDQIIKDGYTTYHEPVRKEKLADLYRQHDIFVMPSFAESFGLVYAEALSCGLPVIYSEGQGFDKQFDEGYVGYHVDSHSAESVAEGIKNIIKNYASLSANAPDAAKKFDWNVIAGQYHGIYRDIV; translated from the coding sequence ATGATTGAATATCTGAACGGTCTGGGATACGACAATCAGGTATTCGTCCCTATTTATCACGGTTCTGAGCAAATAATAGAGCCCGCAGACTATGCGGTTGTGAGCGAATGTTTTAAATACTGGGACAGGATCCTTTTTGACTACAAGCAGAGCAAGATCATCAAAGCCTGTGAAAGACAGTATGATATAGCGTCATTTGATTTGATCCACGCCTATACGCTCTTTACAGACGGCAATGCAGCCAGAGTGTTAAGCAAAAAATACGGAGTACCGTATGTCGCAGCTATTCGCAATACCGACGTAAATGATTTTTTTGCCAAGCTCCCCTTTTTGAGAAGCAGAGGCGTAAAAACCATGCTGGACGCAAAGAGGGTATTCTATTTGTCGGAAGCCTATAAGAATACCGTGTTCCGTCGCTTTGTTCCGGAGAAATATCACAGTTCGTTAGAAGGAAAATCTGACACGATTCCCAATGGTATAGATCCTTTCTGGCTTTCAGGCGTTGCAAAAGCAAAAAGCCCCGGTGACCCGGTCAGGCTTATATATGCCGGAGGAATAGACAGAAACAAAAACATCGGCGCTACTCAGCAGGCTATGGAGATCCTTCGCGAAGAAGGCATTAAGACCACCCTTACCGCGGTAGGCAAGATAGTGGAAAAAGACGTCTATGATCAGATAATCAAAGACGGGTATACCACCTATCATGAGCCTGTCCGGAAGGAAAAACTGGCAGACCTTTACAGGCAGCATGATATTTTTGTGATGCCTTCTTTTGCGGAAAGCTTTGGCCTGGTATATGCCGAGGCCCTGAGCTGCGGACTGCCCGTCATCTATTCCGAAGGGCAGGGCTTCGACAAACAGTTTGACGAGGGCTACGTGGGTTATCACGTAGATTCGCACAGCGCAGAGTCCGTGGCGGAAGGCATTAAAAATATCATAAAGAACTATGCCAGTCTTTCGGCTAACGCTCCTGATGCCGCCAAAAAGTTTGACTGGAACGTCATAGCAGGACAATATCATGGCATTTACAGAGACATTGTGTAA
- a CDS encoding nucleotide sugar dehydrogenase — translation MTLYKSLLNKTESLALVGLGYVGMPIAVAFAQKVNVIGFDLNKAKIDLYKSGVDPTNEVGDEGIQKTSVYFTADEKDLQKARFIIVAVPTPVNTDHTPDLAPVIGASEIVGRNLSKGSIVVYESTVYPGVTEDVCVPILEKESGLKCGRDFKVGYSPERINPGDKVHRLENIRKIVSGMDAASLREIKKVYDLVIEVGTYPVSSIKTAEAIKVVENSQRDINIAFMNELAMVFDRMGIDTNEVVDGMNTKWNALGFRPGLVGGHCIGVDPYYFTYQAEKLGYHSQIILNGRIVNDNMGKYVADAAIKKMIEAGQAPARSKVVILGLTFKENCPDTRNSKVNDIIVRLREYGIEPVVVDPWASERDAEHEYGVKLTDIGDAKGADCIIAAVAHNEFRALSLDDVKAMYNKKASGKVLIDVKGLYEVKALAKSGLLWWRL, via the coding sequence ATGACTTTATATAAATCACTGCTTAACAAGACCGAGAGCCTGGCCCTGGTGGGTCTGGGCTACGTGGGCATGCCCATCGCGGTGGCCTTTGCCCAAAAGGTGAACGTCATAGGCTTTGATCTCAACAAGGCCAAAATAGACCTCTACAAGTCCGGCGTGGATCCTACCAACGAGGTGGGAGACGAGGGCATCCAAAAGACCTCCGTATATTTTACCGCCGACGAAAAGGATCTCCAAAAGGCCCGGTTCATCATAGTGGCGGTGCCAACGCCGGTGAACACCGACCATACCCCCGACCTGGCCCCGGTCATAGGCGCCAGCGAGATAGTGGGCCGCAACCTCTCAAAGGGCTCCATAGTGGTGTATGAATCCACCGTGTATCCCGGAGTCACCGAGGACGTGTGCGTCCCCATATTGGAAAAGGAGTCCGGCCTGAAGTGCGGCAGGGATTTCAAGGTGGGTTACTCCCCCGAGCGCATCAACCCCGGCGACAAGGTGCACCGGCTGGAAAACATACGCAAGATAGTTTCCGGCATGGACGCAGCCTCCCTCAGGGAGATCAAGAAGGTGTACGACCTGGTCATAGAGGTGGGCACCTACCCCGTCAGTTCCATCAAGACTGCCGAAGCCATCAAGGTGGTGGAAAACAGCCAGCGGGACATCAACATAGCCTTTATGAACGAGCTGGCCATGGTCTTTGACCGCATGGGCATAGACACCAACGAGGTAGTGGACGGCATGAACACCAAGTGGAACGCTCTCGGGTTCCGCCCGGGCCTGGTGGGCGGCCACTGCATAGGCGTGGACCCCTACTACTTCACCTATCAGGCGGAAAAGCTGGGCTATCACAGCCAGATCATCCTGAACGGCCGCATCGTCAACGACAACATGGGCAAATACGTGGCGGACGCCGCCATCAAAAAGATGATCGAGGCGGGACAGGCCCCGGCCAGGAGCAAGGTAGTGATACTGGGCCTCACCTTCAAGGAAAACTGCCCGGACACCCGCAACAGCAAGGTGAACGACATCATCGTGCGCCTGAGGGAATACGGCATCGAGCCGGTGGTGGTGGACCCCTGGGCCAGTGAGAGAGACGCGGAGCATGAATACGGCGTGAAGCTCACGGATATCGGAGACGCCAAGGGCGCAGACTGCATCATAGCCGCCGTGGCCCACAACGAATTCAGAGCCCTGTCCCTGGACGACGTCAAGGCCATGTACAACAAAAAGGCCTCCGGCAAGGTGCTCATAGACGTGAAGGGACTCTATGAAGTTAAAGCCCTGGCCAAGTCCGGGCTCCTGTGGTGGAGGCTGTAG
- a CDS encoding glycosyltransferase family 4 protein encodes MKIWLMNHYASNMLFDKGGRHYYFAKYLQRAGYSPVVFCSNIFFNRTEEKCIDTDDLWAEKYAEEIHTPFVFVKARKYKGNGIGRVLNMIDFYFNVKKAALEYAKIHGNPDIIIASSVHPLTMVAGIQLAKKFGVKCICEVRDLWPEAIVAYSRRLTKKSLLSRILYAGEKWIYKKAAAVIFTQEGGPDYVCEHKWDKAHGGPVDNEKLYHINNGVDLEAFDQNLNSHPYSDEDLDNPELYKVVYCGSIRRINNLGLIVDAAKLINDPKIKFIIFGDGDELEQLKKRVEDEGISNVVFKGRVNKQFIPSIDSKANLNIVHWEMNPLLRVGESYNKAFEYFAAGKPVFYTVRPGYSIVEKYRCGKLTEGFEPKDIAAGILAMASLNDDEKEEMGRNARKAAEVYDFKNLTRMLIDIIEK; translated from the coding sequence TTGAAAATCTGGTTAATGAATCATTATGCAAGCAACATGCTCTTTGACAAGGGCGGAAGGCACTATTATTTTGCCAAGTACCTTCAAAGAGCCGGCTACAGCCCGGTAGTATTCTGTTCAAACATCTTTTTCAACAGGACAGAAGAAAAATGTATTGATACCGATGATCTTTGGGCAGAGAAATACGCAGAGGAGATCCATACCCCTTTCGTTTTCGTAAAGGCAAGAAAATATAAGGGAAATGGCATCGGACGCGTGCTTAATATGATAGACTTTTATTTCAACGTCAAAAAGGCTGCCCTTGAATACGCAAAGATACATGGCAATCCGGATATCATCATTGCATCATCAGTCCACCCTCTTACGATGGTCGCCGGGATCCAGCTGGCCAAAAAGTTTGGCGTCAAGTGTATTTGCGAAGTCCGGGATCTATGGCCGGAAGCCATCGTAGCCTATTCAAGGCGGCTCACAAAGAAGAGCTTGCTGTCCAGGATCCTGTATGCCGGTGAAAAATGGATTTACAAGAAAGCCGCAGCAGTTATCTTCACCCAGGAGGGTGGGCCTGACTATGTATGCGAGCATAAATGGGATAAGGCTCATGGCGGTCCTGTCGATAATGAGAAGCTGTATCATATCAATAACGGTGTTGACCTGGAGGCGTTTGATCAAAATCTTAATTCTCATCCGTATTCAGATGAAGATCTGGATAATCCCGAGCTCTACAAAGTCGTCTATTGCGGCTCAATAAGGCGGATCAATAATCTTGGCCTGATAGTGGATGCCGCAAAGCTGATAAATGACCCGAAGATCAAGTTCATCATTTTCGGAGACGGAGATGAGTTGGAACAGTTGAAGAAAAGAGTAGAAGATGAAGGCATCTCAAACGTTGTATTCAAGGGGAGAGTGAACAAACAGTTCATCCCTTCTATAGACAGCAAAGCAAACTTGAACATAGTTCACTGGGAAATGAATCCGCTGCTTCGTGTTGGTGAAAGCTACAACAAGGCCTTTGAATATTTTGCAGCCGGAAAGCCTGTGTTTTATACGGTCCGACCCGGATACAGCATTGTCGAGAAATACCGTTGCGGAAAGCTTACTGAAGGCTTTGAGCCCAAGGATATCGCCGCAGGGATCCTTGCTATGGCTTCGTTGAACGATGACGAAAAGGAAGAGATGGGCAGAAATGCCAGAAAAGCTGCAGAAGTGTATGACTTCAAGAACCTTACGAGGATGCTGATAGATATTATTGAAAAATGA
- a CDS encoding sugar transferase — translation MKHKSCGPYERFIKRPQDFLCALFATVVLSPVLLITALLVLAKLGRPVFFTQDRPGKNGKVFKLYKFRTMLSPKEGQSGPEYDAIRLTPFGKKLRSTSLDELPELFNILKGDMSLVGPRPLLVKYLPLYNEHQARRHEVRPGLTGLAQVSGRNAISWEEKFDWDVKYVEHVTFIGDWTIILETVKTVFKREGISGEESETMTEFKGTEE, via the coding sequence ATGAAGCACAAATCTTGCGGTCCATACGAGAGATTCATTAAGCGTCCGCAGGACTTTCTATGCGCGCTGTTTGCGACCGTCGTATTATCTCCAGTGCTTCTGATTACTGCGCTATTGGTTCTCGCCAAGCTCGGTAGGCCGGTTTTTTTTACACAGGATCGTCCGGGAAAAAACGGGAAGGTCTTCAAGTTGTACAAGTTCAGGACGATGCTCTCACCAAAGGAAGGGCAGTCCGGACCTGAGTATGACGCCATAAGATTGACTCCTTTTGGTAAAAAGCTGCGTTCCACGTCACTGGATGAGCTCCCTGAACTGTTTAACATTCTAAAGGGCGATATGTCTCTTGTCGGCCCAAGACCGCTGCTTGTAAAATACTTGCCCCTCTACAACGAGCATCAGGCTCGCCGCCATGAGGTGAGACCGGGCTTGACCGGCCTTGCGCAAGTAAGCGGCCGGAACGCCATAAGCTGGGAAGAGAAGTTTGATTGGGATGTGAAATACGTAGAGCACGTAACCTTCATCGGAGACTGGACAATCATTCTTGAAACGGTTAAAACAGTATTCAAACGGGAAGGTATTAGCGGCGAAGAATCCGAAACTATGACTGAATTCAAAGGAACCGAAGAATGA
- a CDS encoding thiolase domain-containing protein (Catalyzes the synthesis of acetoacetyl coenzyme A from two molecules of acetyl coenzyme A. It can also act as a thiolase, catalyzing the reverse reaction and generating two-carbon units from the four-carbon product of fatty acid oxidation) has translation MISGAISNQGGKVMSKVYILGGAQTDFERNWKKEGKGMVALLKEVVADGLSDAGLTFEDVKSLNRENRIACFVGNFIAEKYTEQGHLGAFLTEVDEAFYGVPSARYEAACASSSVAIDAAATKIRADEYDVTIVLGWELMKTVDSLTGGDFLGRAADYEKESKGIEFPFPKLFGKLADETLKKYPELDAKRYMDALARISIINYSNAKRNPLAQTRKWFMSYDQASTRGTDTNPLVGGRLAVSDCSQITDGAAVIVLCSKRFVGERGIKDKPIIKGYGHRTAPMLFDKKMADNEGSEYVLPWTRKAVQDAYGRAGLTVDDIDVFETHDCFTSSEYAAISAFGLTAPGKEYEAIESGLIAFDGTKPINPSGGLIGAGHPVGASGARMFLDIYKQVTGTAGRYQVRGAKNGLMLNIGGSATTNYVFIVGQE, from the coding sequence ATGATTTCAGGCGCTATTTCAAATCAGGGAGGTAAAGTTATGAGCAAGGTTTATATACTCGGCGGCGCACAGACTGATTTTGAACGCAACTGGAAGAAAGAAGGCAAAGGTATGGTTGCTCTTCTTAAAGAGGTGGTTGCTGACGGGCTGTCTGACGCAGGACTGACTTTTGAAGACGTGAAGAGCCTGAACCGGGAAAACCGTATCGCATGTTTTGTCGGCAATTTCATTGCTGAAAAATATACGGAACAAGGGCACCTTGGCGCTTTTCTGACGGAAGTAGACGAGGCTTTTTATGGCGTTCCTTCTGCGCGTTATGAGGCGGCATGCGCCAGTTCTTCCGTTGCTATTGACGCAGCGGCCACAAAAATCAGGGCAGACGAATATGACGTAACCATAGTCCTCGGCTGGGAACTGATGAAAACCGTTGACTCGCTGACCGGCGGAGACTTTTTGGGGCGCGCTGCCGATTATGAAAAAGAAAGCAAAGGCATTGAGTTCCCTTTTCCAAAACTATTTGGAAAACTTGCTGATGAGACGCTGAAGAAATACCCGGAACTGGATGCAAAGCGGTACATGGACGCTCTGGCGAGGATAAGCATCATTAACTATAGCAATGCAAAGCGCAATCCCCTTGCGCAGACACGCAAATGGTTTATGAGTTACGATCAGGCAAGTACCAGAGGAACAGACACAAACCCTCTTGTCGGCGGCAGACTCGCTGTTTCCGACTGCTCGCAAATCACAGACGGCGCTGCCGTTATTGTGCTCTGCAGCAAAAGATTTGTCGGCGAACGCGGGATCAAAGATAAACCCATTATCAAAGGTTACGGGCACAGAACTGCGCCAATGCTGTTTGACAAGAAGATGGCAGACAACGAAGGGTCCGAATATGTGTTGCCTTGGACGAGAAAAGCTGTGCAGGATGCATATGGAAGAGCAGGATTGACTGTTGACGATATAGACGTATTTGAAACTCATGACTGTTTTACAAGCTCCGAGTATGCGGCAATAAGCGCGTTCGGACTGACAGCACCCGGTAAAGAGTACGAGGCAATAGAAAGCGGCCTGATTGCTTTTGACGGTACCAAGCCTATCAATCCGTCGGGCGGCCTTATCGGAGCAGGCCATCCGGTAGGAGCTTCCGGCGCCAGGATGTTTCTGGATATTTACAAGCAGGTTACCGGAACCGCAGGCAGGTATCAGGTCAGGGGGGCTAAAAACGGCTTGATGCTGAATATTGGCGGAAGCGCCACCACTAATTATGTCTTTATAGTAGGACAAGAATAA
- a CDS encoding acetyltransferase, protein MKDLIIFGASGFGREVAWAAERQNIDEPTWNILGFMDDDDSIQGASINGYKVLGKTADVGKYPHAYFVCAIGASKVREKIVANMKAVNANILFGTVIDPGVVKSDLVTIGEGTIICAHSIITVNVSIGDHVIVNLDCTIGHDAVLNDFVTLYPSVNVSGNTNIGHSVEMGTGMSIIQGKNIGDYSIVGAGAVVVKDIPAKCTAVGCPAKPIKFFDD, encoded by the coding sequence ATGAAGGACTTAATCATATTTGGAGCAAGCGGATTTGGCCGTGAGGTAGCATGGGCAGCAGAGCGCCAAAATATTGACGAACCAACCTGGAATATTCTTGGGTTTATGGATGATGATGACAGCATTCAGGGCGCAAGCATCAATGGCTATAAGGTGTTGGGTAAGACAGCCGATGTTGGTAAGTATCCCCACGCTTATTTTGTATGCGCAATAGGCGCTTCAAAAGTTCGGGAAAAGATAGTTGCCAACATGAAAGCAGTAAACGCAAATATTCTGTTTGGAACCGTGATCGACCCGGGTGTAGTGAAAAGTGATCTCGTAACTATAGGAGAAGGAACCATCATTTGCGCTCATTCGATTATTACTGTGAATGTATCCATCGGCGATCATGTCATCGTTAACCTGGACTGCACGATCGGCCATGACGCCGTTCTGAACGACTTCGTGACCCTCTATCCGTCTGTCAATGTGTCCGGAAATACAAACATCGGACATTCAGTGGAAATGGGTACGGGCATGAGTATCATCCAGGGAAAGAATATAGGAGACTACAGCATAGTAGGAGCAGGAGCCGTTGTTGTTAAAGATATCCCGGCAAAATGTACTGCAGTGGGGTGTCCCGCAAAGCCGATCAAGTTTTTTGATGACTGA
- a CDS encoding DegT/DnrJ/EryC1/StrS family aminotransferase — protein sequence MNFLQDPRFSGVERFPAKVWLSSPTMHGDEQHWVDEAITTNWVSTVGENIDTVEKQVAEKVGRKYAVALTCGTAALHLAIKLCAEKLYGQPAAGHGALEGRRVFASDMTFDATVNPICYEGGIPVFIDTEYDTWNMDPESLSRAFELYPDVRLIVVAHLYGTPGKIDEIRSIADAHGALIVEDAAESFGATYKGVQTGCFGTISILSGNGNKIITGSAGGFLLTDSREDANKARKWSTQSREDAPWYQHEELGYNYRMSNIIAGLLRGQLPYLEEHIEQKKTIYYRYKEGLKDLPISLNPFDAADSVPNFWLSCLLIDEEAMAPFVRGEKDELWRSKPGKSSPGEILGALNSFNAEGRPIWKPMHMQPIYRSHAFVTKEGSGRGRSNAYIAGKGVDVGADIFRRGLCLPSDNKMTPDQQDRVIDIIHRCFR from the coding sequence ATGAATTTTTTACAAGACCCTCGTTTTTCAGGCGTCGAAAGGTTCCCTGCCAAAGTATGGCTGTCGTCTCCAACTATGCACGGCGATGAGCAGCATTGGGTCGACGAGGCAATAACGACCAACTGGGTCAGTACTGTCGGGGAGAATATCGATACAGTTGAAAAGCAGGTCGCGGAAAAGGTCGGCCGGAAATACGCTGTAGCGCTGACCTGCGGAACTGCCGCGCTTCATCTCGCCATAAAGCTATGCGCAGAAAAGCTCTATGGACAGCCTGCTGCCGGGCACGGGGCCCTTGAGGGTCGCCGTGTTTTTGCGTCTGATATGACCTTCGACGCAACTGTCAATCCGATCTGCTACGAGGGCGGGATCCCCGTGTTTATCGACACGGAATATGACACCTGGAACATGGATCCCGAGTCGCTTTCCCGCGCCTTCGAGCTGTATCCGGACGTGCGCCTTATCGTTGTGGCACATCTGTACGGCACTCCCGGAAAGATCGATGAGATCAGAAGCATCGCCGATGCTCACGGCGCGCTGATAGTGGAAGACGCCGCCGAAAGCTTCGGGGCTACTTATAAAGGCGTCCAGACCGGCTGCTTCGGAACAATAAGCATTTTGTCCGGAAACGGCAACAAGATCATCACCGGAAGCGCCGGAGGATTTCTGCTGACCGATTCCCGGGAAGACGCAAACAAGGCCAGAAAATGGAGCACTCAGAGCCGTGAGGACGCCCCTTGGTATCAGCACGAAGAGCTGGGCTACAACTACCGAATGAGCAATATCATTGCCGGATTATTGCGCGGCCAGCTCCCTTATCTCGAAGAACACATTGAGCAAAAGAAAACTATCTACTATCGTTACAAAGAAGGGCTCAAAGACCTTCCTATCAGTCTGAATCCTTTTGACGCCGCCGACAGTGTCCCCAACTTTTGGCTTTCCTGCTTACTGATCGATGAAGAGGCTATGGCTCCGTTTGTTCGCGGCGAAAAAGACGAATTGTGGAGATCAAAGCCGGGAAAAAGCTCGCCTGGGGAAATACTGGGCGCCTTGAACTCATTTAACGCCGAGGGCCGCCCCATCTGGAAACCCATGCATATGCAGCCGATATACCGAAGCCATGCATTCGTGACCAAAGAAGGCAGCGGCCGCGGACGCAGCAACGCCTATATTGCAGGCAAAGGCGTTGACGTCGGCGCAGATATCTTCCGGAGAGGCCTGTGCCTCCCCTCGGACAACAAGATGACTCCGGATCAGCAGGACAGAGTTATCGATATCATTCACAGATGCTTCCGGTAA
- a CDS encoding sugar transferase, whose product MYKRFFKRLTDIILSGAGIIILSVPMLIIALVIKAEDPGPAIFRQQRVGKGKKLFWLYKFRSMKMDTPHDTPTHLLENPQQYILKSGLVLRKLSLDELPQMFNIFRGQMSIIGPRPALWNQEDLIAERDKYGANDIKPGLTGWAQINGRDELGIEVKAALDGEYVKKESFSFDAKCFFATIFKAAKSEGVVEGGPKSKE is encoded by the coding sequence ATGTACAAACGATTTTTCAAAAGACTCACAGATATTATCCTCAGCGGAGCAGGCATTATCATATTGTCTGTTCCTATGCTTATTATTGCCCTCGTTATCAAGGCCGAAGACCCGGGTCCCGCCATATTCAGACAGCAGCGGGTAGGCAAAGGCAAAAAGCTCTTCTGGCTGTACAAATTCCGCTCCATGAAAATGGACACCCCCCACGATACTCCCACCCACCTGTTGGAAAATCCGCAGCAATATATTCTGAAAAGCGGGCTCGTTCTCAGGAAGCTGAGTCTGGACGAGCTGCCCCAGATGTTCAATATATTCAGGGGACAGATGAGCATCATCGGCCCCCGCCCGGCCCTGTGGAACCAGGAAGACCTGATCGCCGAGCGGGACAAATACGGGGCGAACGACATCAAGCCGGGGCTGACGGGCTGGGCACAGATCAACGGCAGGGACGAGCTGGGCATCGAAGTCAAGGCTGCCCTGGACGGCGAATATGTGAAAAAGGAGTCCTTTTCCTTCGACGCCAAATGCTTTTTTGCCACCATCTTCAAGGCGGCAAAGAGCGAGGGTGTAGTGGAAGGCGGCCCCAAATCAAAGGAATAG